One Falsihalocynthiibacter arcticus DNA segment encodes these proteins:
- a CDS encoding nitroreductase family protein, giving the protein MTLDDIVRRRSVSPRRLIEPGPSLEQVRTMIDAACAAPDHRRLRPWRFILIRNDQRTMLANLFEVAARETHGTLSEDQTERAREKALNGACLIAVVGIIRDDVSDAPPHEQWVSVGAAVQNILLTATSFGFGSMIVSGDKVKTSALQKGLGLSAIEQFLGFVAVGTVSKQPAPADRPRAEDVFSVWGQVDL; this is encoded by the coding sequence ATGACGTTAGATGACATAGTTCGCCGTCGATCCGTGTCCCCACGAAGGCTTATCGAGCCTGGCCCGAGTCTTGAGCAAGTAAGGACGATGATTGATGCAGCTTGCGCAGCACCTGATCACCGCCGATTACGCCCATGGCGCTTCATTCTGATCAGAAATGACCAACGGACGATGCTCGCAAACTTATTCGAAGTAGCCGCCCGCGAAACGCATGGCACGCTCAGCGAGGATCAAACTGAGAGAGCCCGTGAAAAAGCCCTTAATGGAGCCTGCCTGATCGCCGTGGTTGGCATCATCCGCGACGATGTTTCGGACGCGCCGCCCCACGAGCAGTGGGTGTCAGTAGGGGCTGCGGTACAGAATATTTTGCTGACTGCGACATCGTTCGGGTTTGGGTCGATGATTGTCAGCGGGGATAAGGTAAAGACCAGCGCACTTCAAAAAGGCCTTGGGCTCAGCGCCATAGAACAGTTTTTGGGATTTGTCGCGGTTGGCACTGTGTCGAAACAGCCAGCGCCAGCCGATAGGCCACGTGCCGAAGATGTTTTTTCGGTTTGGGGACAGGTCGATCTATAA
- a CDS encoding IS110 family transposase, translating to MNSKKEIKIEALMSVGIDIGKDVFHLVGFDPDGNVVVRKKIKRMALEKTFEELPSCIVGMEACLSAHFVSRALRKMGFEPRIIPAIYVKPFNKGQKNDYNDAEAIAEAALRPNLKSVPEKSQDQLDLQALHRVRSRLVSRRTATINQIRAFLIEQGITVRKGLRALKNSFLTILEERKDEISPRMRKILIGLYGDWMWMDDRIDAVSTEIEQISRAEENCVNVMTIPGIGPMISTAMVAAIGAGDAFDRGRDFAAWVGLVPRQYSTGGRTVLGRISKRGSRYLRMLFVQAAKVILMRPHRWPDFSFGEWLIRAEPRMHRNKLAVALANKLARTAWSVLHHGTTFDAPRDEVAFGV from the coding sequence ATGAATTCGAAGAAGGAAATCAAGATCGAGGCGTTGATGTCAGTTGGCATAGATATCGGGAAGGACGTGTTCCATTTGGTTGGATTTGATCCTGATGGAAATGTTGTTGTGCGCAAAAAGATCAAACGGATGGCGTTGGAAAAGACATTTGAGGAACTGCCCTCCTGCATCGTTGGGATGGAAGCCTGTCTTAGCGCTCATTTTGTTAGTCGGGCGCTGCGCAAGATGGGGTTTGAGCCACGGATCATTCCCGCCATCTACGTTAAGCCGTTCAATAAGGGTCAGAAAAACGATTACAACGATGCGGAAGCCATCGCAGAAGCGGCGCTTCGTCCGAATTTGAAAAGCGTTCCAGAGAAGAGCCAAGATCAGCTTGATCTGCAAGCCCTACATCGGGTTAGATCGCGCTTGGTGTCGCGGCGCACGGCGACGATTAATCAGATCCGGGCGTTTCTGATTGAACAAGGGATCACGGTTCGCAAGGGTCTGCGGGCCCTGAAGAATTCGTTTCTGACAATCCTTGAAGAACGCAAAGATGAGATATCGCCTCGGATGCGCAAGATCCTGATCGGCCTCTACGGTGACTGGATGTGGATGGATGACCGGATCGACGCAGTTTCCACCGAGATCGAGCAGATCAGCCGCGCCGAAGAGAACTGTGTGAACGTCATGACGATCCCGGGCATCGGCCCGATGATTTCCACGGCCATGGTTGCGGCCATCGGTGCGGGGGATGCGTTTGATAGAGGACGTGATTTTGCCGCCTGGGTTGGTTTGGTGCCACGACAATACAGTACGGGTGGACGAACCGTGCTGGGCCGGATCTCAAAACGTGGCAGTCGATATTTACGGATGCTGTTTGTGCAGGCCGCCAAAGTGATCCTAATGCGCCCGCATCGCTGGCCGGACTTCAGCTTTGGTGAATGGCTGATCAGAGCCGAACCCCGCATGCACCGCAACAAACTCGCTGTTGCGCTTGCCAATAAACTTGCTCGAACCGCCTGGAGCGTCCTGCACCACGGCACCACATTCGATGCACCAAGAGACGAGGTTGCTTTCGGAGTTTAA
- a CDS encoding permease — translation MTTETHNIEPHREHSDWFWYVGVATGGIAWFLLYQQLIPFSEWATALFPIARNSHTGEAIAFFLYDVPKVLLLLTLIVFVTGVLRSWFSPEKTRAILSGKREILGYPLAASLGVLTPFCSCSSVPLFIGFVSAGIPLGVTFSFLIAGPMVGPVGLGLLFGLVGWKITAIYLVFGFTIATVAGWVMGRMGLERYLQDWVRELNTGAANGLPEERPSMMDRIKIGLDQVKEILGKVWIWVVIGISIGALIHGYVPEAVMLKIMGGETWWSVPAAVVVGVPMYTNAAGVIPIVEALLGKGAALGTTLAFMMSVIALSLPEMIILKQVLTLRLIAIFIAVVASGILATGFLFNALL, via the coding sequence ATGACCACAGAAACACACAACATCGAGCCTCATCGGGAACACTCTGACTGGTTCTGGTATGTTGGCGTCGCTACGGGCGGCATTGCGTGGTTCTTGCTCTATCAGCAGTTGATCCCGTTTTCAGAATGGGCGACAGCCCTGTTTCCGATTGCGCGCAACAGCCACACTGGTGAGGCTATCGCATTCTTCCTCTATGACGTACCGAAAGTGCTTCTACTGCTTACGCTCATAGTCTTCGTCACGGGCGTGCTGCGAAGCTGGTTCAGCCCGGAAAAAACACGAGCCATTCTGTCTGGTAAACGCGAAATACTTGGCTATCCGCTCGCTGCATCGCTTGGTGTGCTGACGCCGTTCTGTTCTTGCTCATCGGTGCCGCTTTTCATTGGTTTCGTCTCGGCGGGCATACCATTGGGTGTCACCTTTTCGTTCCTCATCGCGGGCCCGATGGTGGGGCCGGTTGGTCTGGGGCTTTTGTTCGGACTGGTGGGGTGGAAAATCACAGCAATCTATTTGGTGTTCGGCTTCACGATTGCGACCGTGGCAGGATGGGTCATGGGACGGATGGGGCTTGAGAGGTATCTGCAAGACTGGGTGCGCGAGTTGAACACAGGCGCGGCAAATGGTTTGCCGGAGGAGCGGCCATCCATGATGGACCGCATCAAGATCGGCCTGGATCAGGTGAAAGAGATTTTGGGCAAGGTTTGGATCTGGGTCGTGATCGGCATTTCCATCGGTGCGCTCATCCATGGCTACGTGCCCGAGGCCGTCATGCTCAAGATCATGGGCGGAGAAACATGGTGGTCCGTACCCGCAGCTGTCGTGGTCGGCGTTCCGATGTATACCAATGCAGCAGGGGTCATCCCCATCGTGGAAGCGCTCTTGGGAAAAGGTGCAGCGCTCGGCACGACATTGGCCTTCATGATGTCAGTGATCGCCCTCAGCCTGCCGGAGATGATCATCCTGAAACAAGTGCTGACCCTGCGCCTGATCGCGATTTTCATCGCGGTGGTCGCCTCGGGCATCCTTGCCACCGGATTTCTGTTCAATGCATTGCTCTGA
- a CDS encoding class II glutamine amidotransferase — MCELFGLSSNLPATASLSLSRLAQHGGPPTSIRDGWGVAYYESNDVRLIIDAGSADDSDWLRFVGQHELRSDLVMAHIRKATMGAPTYRNAQPFVRELAGRTHSFAHNGCLPGILEATTLQSRRFSPVGETDSELAFCGLLERLAAIWTTPDNIPLLEERLEMVSTFAAEIREMGPANFLYSDGDALFAHGDRRKNAATGKVTAPGLVYLQHHCSPAGAGISGDGLTVTGADQNISIVASVPLTAEPWQAFTEGEVIAFRAGRIEGRRGIDAARKN; from the coding sequence ATGTGTGAACTTTTTGGACTATCCAGCAATTTGCCTGCTACGGCATCCTTGTCGCTGTCGCGGTTGGCACAACACGGTGGCCCACCGACGTCGATCCGTGATGGTTGGGGCGTCGCCTACTATGAGAGTAATGATGTTCGACTGATCATAGATGCAGGATCGGCGGATGACAGTGACTGGCTGCGCTTTGTCGGCCAGCATGAGTTGCGCAGCGATTTGGTAATGGCACACATTCGCAAGGCGACGATGGGCGCCCCTACCTACCGCAATGCGCAGCCGTTTGTGAGAGAGTTGGCAGGACGAACTCACAGCTTTGCCCACAATGGCTGTCTACCGGGCATCTTGGAAGCTACTACACTTCAATCACGCCGTTTTTCTCCTGTCGGAGAGACAGATTCTGAGCTGGCTTTTTGTGGCTTGCTAGAACGTCTGGCAGCAATCTGGACCACACCGGACAATATTCCCCTGCTTGAAGAGCGTTTGGAGATGGTTTCAACCTTTGCCGCAGAGATACGAGAAATGGGCCCTGCAAATTTTCTATATTCCGACGGTGACGCCCTGTTTGCACACGGGGACCGACGCAAGAATGCCGCGACAGGCAAGGTAACGGCTCCGGGATTGGTCTATTTGCAGCATCATTGTTCACCTGCCGGAGCGGGAATCAGCGGAGATGGGCTAACCGTCACCGGAGCGGACCAGAACATTAGCATTGTGGCCAGCGTTCCGTTGACTGCGGAGCCTTGGCAGGCATTTACTGAAGGTGAAGTCATTGCTTTCCGTGCCGGTCGGATTGAAGGGAGACGCGGTATTGATGCAGCGCGCAAAAACTGA
- a CDS encoding thiolase family protein — protein sequence MTTREIVLCYPLRTAIGTYNGSLKTVLAPDLGASVIREVLSRSGLDAARLGSVVMGNVIQAGTKMNPARQVAIHGGVPVEVPAMTVNRVCGSGAQAIASAAQEIWLGFGEVAIAGGMENMDAAPYLMPAGRWGYRMGDGQVYDAMLRDGLNDAFSGEHSGWHTEDLVTKYAISRDDQDAWAARSQRLFSDAQAAGKFEAEIAPVEVKGRKGSEIFDKDEHNRPDATLDSLARLKPAFRKDGTITAGNAPGLNTGASAMIVADRGFAEKAGLEPMARLVAYGVGAVEPGMFGIGPVPAVRQALDRAGWTVAQVDRIEINEAFAAISLAVLRELGLSEDVVNVEGGAIAHGHPIGASGAVLTTRLLHSMQRDGLKRGIVTLCIGGGQGIALAVEILG from the coding sequence ATGACCACCCGTGAAATTGTTCTCTGCTATCCACTTCGCACCGCAATTGGCACCTATAACGGTAGCTTGAAAACTGTGCTCGCCCCCGATCTTGGGGCGTCAGTCATCCGCGAAGTGCTTAGCCGCTCAGGCCTCGATGCCGCGCGGCTTGGGTCTGTTGTAATGGGCAACGTTATTCAGGCTGGCACCAAAATGAACCCCGCGCGGCAGGTTGCCATTCACGGCGGTGTCCCCGTCGAGGTACCTGCCATGACCGTAAACCGCGTCTGCGGGTCGGGCGCGCAGGCCATCGCGTCAGCCGCACAAGAAATCTGGTTGGGGTTCGGAGAGGTCGCAATCGCCGGTGGTATGGAAAACATGGACGCCGCCCCCTACCTGATGCCCGCTGGCCGTTGGGGCTATCGCATGGGCGACGGACAAGTCTATGACGCGATGTTGCGCGATGGCCTGAACGACGCCTTTTCAGGTGAACATTCGGGCTGGCATACCGAAGATTTGGTGACAAAATACGCCATCAGCCGCGATGATCAAGATGCTTGGGCCGCGCGGTCGCAACGCCTGTTCTCCGACGCTCAAGCGGCAGGCAAATTCGAGGCCGAGATCGCGCCAGTTGAGGTCAAAGGCCGCAAGGGCTCCGAGATTTTTGACAAAGATGAACACAATCGACCCGATGCCACGCTGGACTCTCTCGCGCGACTAAAGCCAGCCTTCCGCAAAGACGGCACGATCACCGCAGGCAATGCGCCAGGGCTGAATACCGGAGCTTCGGCGATGATTGTGGCCGACCGTGGATTTGCAGAAAAGGCGGGTCTGGAACCAATGGCACGTTTGGTTGCCTATGGTGTTGGTGCCGTTGAACCGGGGATGTTTGGCATTGGCCCCGTGCCCGCCGTCCGGCAAGCGTTGGATCGGGCCGGCTGGACCGTAGCCCAAGTTGACCGGATCGAGATCAACGAAGCCTTTGCCGCCATCTCGCTGGCTGTGTTGCGCGAACTAGGCCTGTCCGAAGACGTTGTGAATGTCGAAGGCGGGGCCATTGCACATGGTCACCCGATCGGCGCTTCGGGCGCGGTTCTGACCACGCGGCTTTTGCATTCGATGCAGCGCGACGGGCTAAAGCGCGGCATTGTCACGCTGTGTATCGGCGGTGGACAGGGCATCGCCTTGGCCGTTGAAATACTCGGGTAG
- a CDS encoding VIT1/CCC1 transporter family protein, giving the protein MAQSEMQVENHFVDRIGWLRAAVLGANDGIVSTASLITGVASAGAGHPEILLAGTAGLVAGAMSMAAGEYVSVSSQSDSEQTDLGRERKELETQPEFELTELTKIYVVRGLSQPLARQVAQELTRHNALEAHARDELGLSELIQSKPLQAAGSSAAAFTVGAVLPLAAVLASPVASVTLVTTVVSLLALAILGAVSARSGGSPITRAVLRVTFWGAAAMAATAGVGLLFGTTVA; this is encoded by the coding sequence ATGGCACAATCTGAAATGCAGGTCGAAAATCACTTCGTCGACCGGATTGGTTGGCTGCGTGCCGCCGTCCTTGGGGCAAATGACGGGATAGTGTCGACGGCGAGCCTGATCACTGGCGTTGCGTCAGCTGGCGCGGGGCATCCTGAAATCTTGCTTGCCGGGACGGCGGGTTTGGTGGCTGGGGCCATGTCGATGGCCGCGGGTGAATATGTCTCGGTCAGTTCGCAATCCGACAGCGAGCAAACCGACCTTGGCCGGGAGCGAAAGGAGCTTGAGACGCAACCGGAGTTTGAATTAACGGAACTGACGAAAATCTATGTGGTCCGCGGCTTAAGCCAGCCACTTGCCCGGCAAGTAGCGCAAGAGTTGACACGGCATAACGCATTGGAGGCCCATGCCCGCGATGAGTTGGGCCTGAGCGAATTGATCCAATCCAAGCCGCTGCAAGCCGCAGGATCATCCGCTGCCGCCTTTACCGTTGGCGCGGTATTGCCCCTGGCGGCGGTTCTGGCCAGCCCCGTTGCGTCTGTCACCTTGGTCACCACCGTGGTGTCCTTGCTTGCCCTCGCAATTCTAGGCGCGGTCTCTGCCAGATCAGGTGGCTCGCCAATCACCCGCGCCGTGCTTCGGGTCACGTTCTGGGGGGCCGCCGCCATGGCCGCCACCGCTGGTGTCGGGCTGTTGTTCGGCACAACCGTCGCCTAG
- a CDS encoding OsmC family protein, with amino-acid sequence MMLEYTVSAKRLDDTGSEATAGEASIILDTGMAGRPDALNPAELLLASLAACMIKGAERVAPMIKFDLRGLEVSLHGQRQDSPPKMLAITYELIVDTSETDERIELLHKNIRKYGTISNTLDAALELSGTIRRKS; translated from the coding sequence ATGATGCTCGAGTATACAGTTTCGGCCAAGCGGCTGGATGACACTGGGTCCGAAGCAACGGCGGGTGAGGCAAGTATCATTCTGGATACCGGAATGGCCGGACGGCCCGATGCCCTCAACCCTGCCGAGTTACTGCTGGCATCTTTGGCCGCCTGCATGATCAAGGGGGCCGAACGCGTGGCCCCAATGATAAAATTTGATCTGCGCGGCCTCGAGGTATCGCTTCATGGTCAAAGACAAGACAGCCCTCCCAAAATGTTGGCGATCACCTACGAACTGATCGTTGACACCTCTGAAACCGACGAGCGCATCGAGTTGCTACACAAGAACATCCGCAAGTATGGCACGATCTCCAACACACTGGATGCAGCACTTGAACTTTCTGGCACAATCCGGCGCAAATCCTGA
- a CDS encoding MBL fold metallo-hydrolase: MILPRLFGAAFALALVSTTAQADMLEVQNVTDGVYALVGPKEQRSAENLANNATFGVVVTDEGVVLMDPGGSWKGAQAIHDRIREITDQPVRFVIDTGGQDHRWLGNGYWQSQGATVIASQAAVDDHKDRGSQQMSGLAQFLGDELAGTEPAYADVTFTDTYTLEFGGLTFEIVHPGQAHTPGDSFVWLDEKDTVFTGDIVYAERILGNGGQSNAKSWIEAFEAMAALEPVHVVPGHGHATTLEHATADTYDYLVNLRTRIGALIEEGGDIMDAPNIDQSAFEYLEQFDSLAGRNAQTTYEQMEWE; encoded by the coding sequence ATGATCCTTCCAAGACTTTTCGGGGCGGCGTTTGCACTGGCTTTGGTGTCCACAACTGCACAGGCTGACATGCTTGAGGTGCAAAATGTTACTGACGGTGTTTATGCCTTGGTTGGTCCCAAAGAGCAGCGCTCGGCAGAGAACCTTGCCAACAACGCAACATTTGGCGTTGTTGTGACCGATGAGGGCGTGGTGCTGATGGACCCCGGCGGAAGCTGGAAAGGGGCACAAGCCATCCATGACCGCATTCGGGAGATCACAGATCAGCCAGTTCGATTTGTCATCGACACGGGCGGTCAAGATCATCGCTGGCTTGGCAACGGCTATTGGCAATCCCAAGGGGCAACGGTCATCGCGTCGCAAGCTGCCGTTGACGATCACAAGGATCGCGGATCACAGCAAATGTCAGGGCTGGCGCAATTCTTGGGAGACGAACTCGCAGGCACCGAACCCGCCTATGCCGACGTGACCTTTACGGACACCTACACGCTAGAATTTGGCGGTCTGACGTTCGAAATCGTGCATCCGGGGCAAGCGCACACGCCGGGTGACAGCTTTGTTTGGCTGGACGAGAAAGACACCGTCTTCACAGGCGATATTGTTTATGCTGAGCGTATTCTGGGCAATGGCGGACAGTCGAACGCCAAAAGCTGGATAGAAGCATTCGAGGCGATGGCAGCTTTGGAGCCTGTACATGTTGTCCCTGGTCACGGGCATGCCACGACCTTGGAGCACGCCACAGCGGACACCTATGATTACCTCGTAAACCTGCGAACGCGGATCGGAGCCTTGATCGAAGAGGGCGGCGATATCATGGACGCGCCAAACATCGATCAGTCTGCATTTGAATATCTTGAGCAATTCGACAGCCTTGCCGGTCGCAATGCCCAAACAACCTATGAACAAATGGAGTGGGAATGA
- a CDS encoding thioredoxin family protein — protein sequence MKIVKVYGPGCKRCDAAETMIRESAKSLGVEVEIEKVSDPRAIAIAGVMSTPGISIDDKLVHAGGLPDPGKLEGWLAT from the coding sequence ATGAAAATCGTCAAAGTTTACGGTCCCGGCTGCAAACGCTGTGATGCTGCCGAAACAATGATCCGCGAATCCGCCAAAAGTTTGGGGGTTGAAGTCGAGATTGAGAAGGTCTCCGACCCCCGCGCCATTGCAATCGCGGGTGTGATGTCCACCCCGGGGATTAGCATTGATGACAAGTTGGTACATGCTGGCGGCCTACCTGATCCGGGCAAGCTCGAAGGATGGTTGGCAACATGA
- a CDS encoding cation diffusion facilitator family transporter → MSHDHAAPKNLTPAFQWAVGLNTVYVILEAIAGFMTGSLALIADAAHNLTDVAGLLIAWAAMGLAKRTPSDQFTYGLGRSTELAALANAIVILIGVGAVVWEAMGRFQTAVEVPGGTILAVALVGIGINFGTAMLFRSSQHGDLNAKGAYLHMMADGAVSVAVVLAAGGILLTGWTWLDPAVAILVSLVIAVTAYGLMKSSLRLTLDGVPENIDKNAISDWLANLPGVQSMHHLHIWALSTTKTALTVHLVMPEPAEPNFLTETSHELEHEFNIDHATIQIEHPDGQCESK, encoded by the coding sequence ATGTCCCACGACCACGCGGCCCCGAAGAACCTGACCCCCGCCTTTCAATGGGCTGTTGGCCTGAATACTGTCTACGTCATACTTGAGGCCATAGCCGGGTTTATGACGGGCAGTCTGGCATTAATCGCGGACGCGGCCCACAACCTGACGGATGTCGCAGGACTTCTGATTGCATGGGCAGCAATGGGCTTGGCCAAACGCACGCCCTCGGATCAGTTTACCTATGGGCTGGGGCGGTCGACCGAATTGGCTGCGCTGGCGAATGCAATCGTCATTCTGATCGGCGTTGGCGCGGTGGTTTGGGAGGCCATGGGCCGCTTTCAAACAGCTGTCGAGGTACCCGGCGGAACCATCTTGGCCGTCGCCCTTGTCGGGATAGGCATCAATTTTGGCACCGCGATGCTGTTCAGATCTTCGCAGCATGGCGATCTGAATGCCAAAGGCGCCTATTTGCACATGATGGCGGATGGCGCTGTTTCTGTCGCAGTGGTTCTGGCAGCGGGCGGCATCCTACTGACAGGTTGGACATGGCTTGATCCCGCCGTCGCTATTCTGGTCAGCTTGGTCATTGCAGTCACCGCATACGGCCTAATGAAATCCTCGTTGCGGTTGACGCTCGATGGCGTCCCCGAGAACATTGATAAAAACGCCATTAGCGATTGGCTGGCCAATCTTCCCGGCGTGCAGTCGATGCATCATCTGCATATCTGGGCATTGAGTACGACCAAGACGGCGCTGACGGTCCACCTGGTTATGCCTGAGCCGGCCGAGCCTAACTTTCTAACTGAGACATCACACGAGCTCGAACATGAGTTCAACATTGATCACGCGACCATTCAAATCGAACATCCAGACGGCCAGTGTGAAAGCAAATAG
- a CDS encoding ArsR/SmtB family transcription factor — protein sequence MQDFLTAIADPVRRAALHILWDDSEHCVCELMAKLDATQSRMSRHMKALKLAGIVVDRRDAQWVRYRRNPALPAELSAIIEAVLKAEQLNERNVA from the coding sequence ATGCAAGATTTCCTGACAGCCATCGCTGACCCAGTCCGCCGCGCTGCGTTGCATATCTTATGGGATGACAGCGAGCACTGCGTTTGTGAGTTAATGGCCAAGCTTGATGCAACGCAAAGCCGGATGTCGCGACATATGAAAGCACTGAAACTGGCGGGAATCGTTGTGGATCGACGGGATGCTCAATGGGTGCGTTACCGCCGCAATCCTGCTCTGCCCGCTGAGCTATCAGCCATCATCGAGGCCGTGCTGAAAGCCGAACAGTTAAATGAAAGGAATGTGGCATGA